A section of the Chryseobacterium scophthalmum genome encodes:
- a CDS encoding ammonium transporter, with protein MKVGLKWKVSFVVICIIAIGGLFFRPDVDIPNTGNFLSEKEIVGSDVAWILAAAGLVLLMTPGLSFFYGGMVGKKNVISTMLQSFIALGVISILWIVVGFSLSFGESIGFEIDGVHYGIIGNPFTYPFFNHVSIYPHKTMASTIPFVLFALFQMKFAVITPALITGSFAERVRFISYLVFMVLFSLFIYTPLCHMVWHPEGLLNKFFGVKDFAGGTVVHMSAGFAALAGAIVLGRRKNPHHEPSNIPYVILGTGMLWFGWFGFNAGSALSANATAAIAFGTTTIASASAMMTWIFFDRINGRKVSALGACIGAVVGLVAITPGCGFVSIQESIFIGFISAIVSNLMVNWKALKKIDDTLDVFACHGVGGIMGMILTAIFAHGENASLLHGGFGIFGHHMMALILVSLFAFFGSILLYKITDRIITLRVKEDSEEQGLDISQHSESLKW; from the coding sequence ATGAAAGTTGGTTTAAAATGGAAAGTTTCATTTGTTGTTATTTGCATTATTGCAATCGGTGGTCTATTCTTCAGACCAGATGTTGATATTCCCAATACCGGAAATTTTCTGAGTGAAAAAGAAATTGTAGGTTCAGACGTAGCCTGGATTCTCGCTGCAGCAGGTTTGGTTTTATTGATGACTCCCGGTTTATCATTTTTCTATGGCGGAATGGTCGGTAAGAAAAATGTAATTTCTACGATGTTGCAAAGCTTTATCGCTTTGGGAGTAATTTCTATTCTATGGATCGTCGTTGGTTTTTCCCTTTCTTTTGGCGAATCTATCGGCTTTGAGATCGATGGTGTTCATTACGGAATTATTGGAAATCCTTTTACCTATCCGTTTTTCAATCATGTAAGTATTTATCCTCACAAAACGATGGCTTCTACGATTCCGTTTGTTTTGTTTGCGCTTTTTCAGATGAAATTTGCGGTAATCACTCCGGCTTTGATTACAGGATCGTTTGCGGAGAGGGTTCGATTTATTTCGTATTTGGTTTTTATGGTTTTGTTTAGCCTTTTCATTTACACACCGCTTTGTCACATGGTTTGGCATCCGGAAGGACTTTTAAATAAATTTTTCGGGGTTAAAGATTTTGCAGGCGGAACGGTAGTTCACATGAGTGCCGGTTTTGCGGCTTTGGCGGGAGCGATTGTTTTAGGAAGAAGAAAAAATCCTCATCACGAACCGTCAAATATTCCTTATGTTATTCTAGGGACAGGAATGTTGTGGTTTGGATGGTTTGGTTTTAATGCGGGTTCTGCTTTAAGCGCCAATGCAACAGCGGCAATCGCTTTTGGAACTACAACCATAGCCTCGGCTTCAGCAATGATGACCTGGATTTTTTTCGACAGAATTAATGGGCGAAAAGTTTCTGCTTTGGGAGCTTGCATTGGTGCGGTTGTCGGTTTAGTGGCAATTACTCCAGGTTGTGGTTTTGTTTCGATTCAGGAAAGTATTTTTATTGGTTTTATTTCTGCAATTGTTTCTAATTTAATGGTCAATTGGAAAGCTTTAAAAAAGATTGACGATACGCTCGATGTTTTTGCCTGTCATGGAGTAGGAGGAATTATGGGAATGATTCTTACGGCTATTTTTGCTCACGGTGAAAACGCAAGTCTTCTTCACGGAGGATTCGGAATTTTCGGACATCACATGATGGCGTTGATTTTGGTTTCTCTTTTTGCATTTTTCGGGTCGATACTTTTGTATAAAATTACTGATAGGATTATTACGTTGAGAGTAAAGGAAGATTCGGAAGAGCAGGGACTTGATATTTCTCAGCATAGCGAAAGCCTGAAATGGTAG